A section of the Hypomesus transpacificus isolate Combined female chromosome 1, fHypTra1, whole genome shotgun sequence genome encodes:
- the LOC124467404 gene encoding ubiquitin-conjugating enzyme E2 A-like: MSTPARRRLMRDFKRLQEDPPAGVSGAPSENNIMVWNAVIFGPEGTPFEDGTFKLTVEFTEEYPNKPPTVRFVSKMFHPNVYADGSICLDILQNRWSPTYDVSSILTSIQSLLDEPNPNSPANSQAAQLYQENKREYEKRVSAIVEQSWHDC, translated from the exons ATGTCAACACCAGCAAGACGTCGTTTAATGAGAGACTTTAAACG GCTTCAAGAGGATCCTCCAGCTGGGGTCAGTGGAGCCCCGTCAGAAAACAATATTATGGTTTGGAATGCTGTTATTTTTGG GCCAGAGGGAACACCTTTTGAAGATG GCACTTTCAAACTTACAGTAGAATTTACAGAAGAATATCCCAACAAGCCTCCAACAGTGCGATTTGTCTCCAAAATGTTTCATCCAAATG TCTATGCAGATGGTAGTATATGCTTGGACATTCTTCAGAACCGCTGGAGTCCTACGTACGATGTTTCTTCAATCTTAACTTCAATACAG TCTTTATTGGATGAGCCTAATCCAAACAGCCCAGCCAACAGCCAGGCTGCTCAGCTATATCAAGAAAATAAGCGGGAATATGAGAAGAGAGTTTCTGCCATCGTCGAACAGAGTTGGCATGATTGTTGA
- the nkrf gene encoding NF-kappa-B-repressing factor: MAEGIDKGEMPSFELVPSSEAKKRPNSSDGREEPMRKMPVSKFASRPRFEPVHFVSGGSSGGSCNDEKENDKERRRGDTYSSTRQRELDHSSYSSSRAQSSSTVRPAFDRVSSYGFDSWADHRDRNRDLPTGSSSSFGGYGSRGSTSNYMTKTQQDYSARYEAHNARHSDSYSQAHRSDGYGGGSRSGAWDSGRQGIGFGHQDRPSSSRAFSRVYSSPGTSSPTPSSVTGCSQPLAISQATLDEKQRLISGVAASVVVTSRDPAFVSGSDAPNYNFILSRSIQACKTNPEYIYVNLKDIPPGDLPKNRKVPSDGYACELRCQCVYLATGYSGSKNGARDRASEQAVKLFLKPVEVRVVQRKYRHSLVSDIVVCQMHCPTPAFLPALRNPEDKPTPSSKGQYEPDKRKHWTEFVIVDNAHDAICILNNSAAFNRMKIDYKFDLVPNSSAWQCSVYLQDELVAQARGSKKTSKHTAAEEALRKLRMNQAARQQQQQQQQQQQSSRGNHSDPQGGRFGQHGGRKKHLSELVILENSDNAICIINDTAQFNKVAADYKFTVLPDHRWRCEVYLEGQYVAAGIGPKKTVKHIAAEQALATLRQTQAVVKSNLRKEGHADAISRNQILARAGEESMRQEIKEDNIGNQLLRKMGWKGGGLGREGEGIAEPIKVKEQFSREGLGMDMDKPGHQLGKRDIEDIIRNYVSSDRQDDLRFSTELNNDERKQIHQISQKYGLRSKSYGQGRQRFLIVSRKVHKDQLIGQLLQEGQVGRYELVKPQASH, translated from the exons ATGGCAGAAGGCATTGACAAAGGCGAAATGCCCTCCTTTGAGCTCGTTCCAAGTTCTGAAGCAAAAAAGAGACCCAATTCATCAGATGGCA GAGAAGAACCCATGAGGAAAATGCCTGTATCCAAATTTGCCTCCAGACCCAGGTTTGAGCCTGTACACTTTGTCAGTGGTGGTAGCAGTGGAGGATCTTGCAATGATGAGAAGGAAAATGATAAGGAGCGCAGGAGGGGTGACACATACAGCAGCACTAGGCAGCGGGAGTTGGACCACTCTTCTTACAGCAGCAGTCGGGCTCAGAGCTCCTCAACAGTTAGACCTGCATTTGACAGGGTTTCATCATATGGCTTTGACTCTTGGGCAGACCACAGGGATAGAAACAGAGACCTACCGACGGGTAGTTCAAGCAGTTTTGGAGGTTATGGTAGCCGGGGATCCACCTCAAACTACATGACAAAAACTCAGCAGGACTACTCGGCTAGATATGAGGCCCACAACGCTCGACACTCAGATTCATACTCTCAGGCCCACAGATCGGATGGATATGGAGGGGGAAGTCGGTCGGGGGCCTGGGATTCAGGACGTCAAGGCATAGGCTTTGGGCACCAGGACAGACCGTCCTCCAGTAGGGCATTCAGCAGGGTCTACAGCAGCCCAGGAACAAGCAGTCCTACACCTTCCTCTGTCACTGGTTGTTCGCAGCCCCTCGCTATATCCCAAGCTACTTTGGACGAGAAGCAAAGGTTGATTTCAGGAGTGGCAGCCTCTGTGGTTGTCACTTCTCGAGACCCCGCGTTCGTGAGCGGATCTGATGCTCCCAACTACAACTTCATCCTGAGTCGTAGTATCCAGGCTTGTAAGACTAATCCAGAGTACATCTATGTCAACCTCAAGGATATCCCTCCAGGAGACCTCCCAAAGAACAGGAAAGTACCATCTGATGGCTATGCCTGTGAGTTGAGATGCCAGTGTGTTTACCTTGCTACTGGATACTCTGGCAGTAAAAATGGAGCCAGGGACCGTGCGTCAGAGCAGGCAGTCAAGCTCTTTCTAAAACCAGTGGAGGTGCGTGTTGTGCAGCGCAAGTATCGACATTCTTTGGTCAGTGATATAGTGGTGTGTCAGATGCACTGTCCTACACCAGCCTTTCTACCAGCTCTCCGTAATCCAGAAGATAAACCGACTCCTAGCTCCAAGGGGCAGTATGAGCCTGACAAACGCAAGCACTGGACCGAGTTTGTAATCGTTGACAATGCTCATGACGCCATCTGCATTCTCAACAACTCTGCTGCCTTCAATCGTATGAAAATCGACTACAAGTTTGACCTAGTGCCTAATAGCAGTGCCTGGCAATGCAGTGTGTACCTGCAGGATGAGCTGGTGGCACAGGCGCGAGGCAGCAAGAAGACTTCCAAGCATACAGCCGCCGAAGAGGCTCTGAGGAAGCTTCGTATGAACCAGGCAGcaaggcagcagcagcagcaacaacaacaacaacaacaatcttCTCGTGGAAATCACTCTGACCCCCAGGGTGGTCGTTTTGGTCAGCATGGTGGTAGAAAGAAACACCTGAGTGAGCTAGTTATCCTAGAGAATTCTGATAATGCCATCTGTATCATCAATGATACAGCCCAATTTAATAAGGTAGCTGCTGATTACAAGTTCACTGTGCTCCCAGACCATCGCTGGAGATGTGAAGTGTATCTAGAAGGCCAGTATGTAGCTGCAGGTATAGGACCTAAGAAGACGGTTAAGCACATTGCAGCAGAGCAAGCGCTGGCCAcactgagacagacacaggctgtGGTGAAATCTAACCTCAGGAAGGAGGGTCATGCTGACGCCATTTCCCGTAACCAAATCCTGGCCCGTGCTGGAGAGGAGTCCATGAGACAGGAGATCAAGGAGGACAACATTGGGAATCAGCTACTCCGCAAGATGGGCTGGAAGGGTGGCGGATTGGGTCGCGAAGGGGAGGGCATTGCAGAGCCAATTAAAGTCAAGGAGCAGTTTTCTAGAGAAGGGCTGGGTATGGACATGGACAAACCTGGACATCAGCTCGGCAAGCGGGATATTGAGGATATCATCCGTAATTATGTCAGCTCAGATCGCCAGGATGACCTACGCTTCTCAACAGAGCTCAATAATGATGAACGAAAGCAAATTCACCAGATATCTCAGAAGTATGGACTACGGAGCAAGTCGTATGGACAGGGCAGGCAACGCTTTCTCATTGTTAGCCGCAAAGTGCACAAAGACCAGCTGATTGGCCAGTTGCTGCAGGAAGGGCAGGTGGGACGATATGAACTGGTGAAACCTCAGGCCTCTCACTGA
- the sept6 gene encoding septin-6 isoform X3 produces the protein MAATEIARQAGEGARAVPLAGHVGFDSMPDQLVNKSVNHGFCFNILCVGETGLGKSTLMDTLFNTKFEGEPTQHNQPGVQLKSNTYELQESNVRLKLTMVNTVGFGDQINKEDSYKSIVEFIDAQFEYYLQEELKIKRTLHSYHDTRIHACLYFIAPTGHSLKSLDLVTMKKLDSKVNIIPIIAKSDAISKSELTKFKIKITSELVSNGVQIYQFPTDDETVAEINSTMNAHLPFAVVGSTEEVKIGNKMVKARQYPWGTVQVENENHCDFVKLREMLIRVNMEDLREQTHTRHYELYRRCKLEEMGFKDTDPDSKPFSLQETYEAKRNEFMGELQKKEEEMRQMFVQRVKEKEAELKEAEKELHDKFDRLKKLHQDEKKKLEDKKKSLDDELNMFKQKKTAAELLLNQAQQAGGSTTLKRDKERKNFF, from the exons GGAGAAGGTGCTCGGGCTGTACCTCTTGCCGGCCATGTTGGCTTTGACAGCATGCCTGACCAGCTGGTCAACAAGTCTGTCAACCATGGCTTTTGCTTCAACATCCTCTGCGTCG GGGAGACGGGTCTGGGGAAGTCCACTCTTATGGACACCTTGTTCAACACCAAGTTCGAGGGTGAGCCAACACAGCACAACCAGCCTGGAGTCCAGCTCAAGTCCAACACCTACGAGCTCCAGGAAAGCAACGTGCGTCTCAAACTCACCATGGTCAACACTGTGGGCTTTGGAGACCAGATCAACAAAGAGGACAG TTACAAGTCCATTGTGGAGTTCATCGATGCCCAGTTTGAGTACTATctgcaggaggagctgaagaTCAAGCGGACGCTACACAGCTACCACGACACACGCATCCACGCCTGCCTCTACTTCATCGCCCCCACTGGACACTCCCTCAAATCCCTGGACCTGGTCACCATGAAGAAACTGGACAGCAAG GTCAACATCATTCCCATCATTGCCAAGTCAGATGCCATCTCCAAAAGTGAGCTGACCAAGTTCAAAATCAAGATCACCAGTGAGCTGGTCAGCAATGGAGTCCAGATCTACCAGTTCCCTACTGACGACGAGACGGTGGCAGAGATCAACTCCACCATGAAC GCTCATTTGCCCTTCGCCGTGGTAGGCAGCACCGAAGAGGTGAAGATCGGCAACAAGATGGTGAAGGCGCGACAGTACCCCTGGGGGACGGTGCAGG TGGAGAACGAGAACCACTGCGACTTTGTGAAGCTGCGAGAGATGCTGATCAGGGTGAACATGGAGGACCTGagggagcagacacacacacggcactaCGAGCTCTACCGCCGCTGCAAACTGGAGGAGATGGGCTTCAAGGACACAGACCCCGACAGCAAGCCCTTCAG TCTGCAGGAGACCTACGAGGCCAAGAGGAACGAGTTCATGGGTGAGCtgcagaagaaggaggaggagatgaggcagATGTTCGTCCAGAGGGTCAAGGAGAAGGAGGCCGAGCTcaaagaggcagagaaagag CTGCACGATAAGTTTGACCGCCTGAAGAAGCTCCACCAGGATGAGAAGAAGAAGctggaggacaagaagaagTCCCTGGACGATGAGCTGAACATGTTCAAGCAGAAAAAGACTGCTGCTGAGCTCCTGCTAAACCAAGCCCAGCAAGCAGGGGGCTCCACCACACTCAAGCGCGACAAGGAGAGGAAAAA ctTCTTTTAA
- the sept6 gene encoding septin-6 isoform X1, translating into MAATEIARQAGEGARAVPLAGHVGFDSMPDQLVNKSVNHGFCFNILCVGETGLGKSTLMDTLFNTKFEGEPTQHNQPGVQLKSNTYELQESNVRLKLTMVNTVGFGDQINKEDSYKSIVEFIDAQFEYYLQEELKIKRTLHSYHDTRIHACLYFIAPTGHSLKSLDLVTMKKLDSKVNIIPIIAKSDAISKSELTKFKIKITSELVSNGVQIYQFPTDDETVAEINSTMNAHLPFAVVGSTEEVKIGNKMVKARQYPWGTVQVENENHCDFVKLREMLIRVNMEDLREQTHTRHYELYRRCKLEEMGFKDTDPDSKPFSLQETYEAKRNEFMGELQKKEEEMRQMFVQRVKEKEAELKEAEKELHDKFDRLKKLHQDEKKKLEDKKKSLDDELNMFKQKKTAAELLLNQAQQAGGSTTLKRDKERKNNPWLCTE; encoded by the exons GGAGAAGGTGCTCGGGCTGTACCTCTTGCCGGCCATGTTGGCTTTGACAGCATGCCTGACCAGCTGGTCAACAAGTCTGTCAACCATGGCTTTTGCTTCAACATCCTCTGCGTCG GGGAGACGGGTCTGGGGAAGTCCACTCTTATGGACACCTTGTTCAACACCAAGTTCGAGGGTGAGCCAACACAGCACAACCAGCCTGGAGTCCAGCTCAAGTCCAACACCTACGAGCTCCAGGAAAGCAACGTGCGTCTCAAACTCACCATGGTCAACACTGTGGGCTTTGGAGACCAGATCAACAAAGAGGACAG TTACAAGTCCATTGTGGAGTTCATCGATGCCCAGTTTGAGTACTATctgcaggaggagctgaagaTCAAGCGGACGCTACACAGCTACCACGACACACGCATCCACGCCTGCCTCTACTTCATCGCCCCCACTGGACACTCCCTCAAATCCCTGGACCTGGTCACCATGAAGAAACTGGACAGCAAG GTCAACATCATTCCCATCATTGCCAAGTCAGATGCCATCTCCAAAAGTGAGCTGACCAAGTTCAAAATCAAGATCACCAGTGAGCTGGTCAGCAATGGAGTCCAGATCTACCAGTTCCCTACTGACGACGAGACGGTGGCAGAGATCAACTCCACCATGAAC GCTCATTTGCCCTTCGCCGTGGTAGGCAGCACCGAAGAGGTGAAGATCGGCAACAAGATGGTGAAGGCGCGACAGTACCCCTGGGGGACGGTGCAGG TGGAGAACGAGAACCACTGCGACTTTGTGAAGCTGCGAGAGATGCTGATCAGGGTGAACATGGAGGACCTGagggagcagacacacacacggcactaCGAGCTCTACCGCCGCTGCAAACTGGAGGAGATGGGCTTCAAGGACACAGACCCCGACAGCAAGCCCTTCAG TCTGCAGGAGACCTACGAGGCCAAGAGGAACGAGTTCATGGGTGAGCtgcagaagaaggaggaggagatgaggcagATGTTCGTCCAGAGGGTCAAGGAGAAGGAGGCCGAGCTcaaagaggcagagaaagag CTGCACGATAAGTTTGACCGCCTGAAGAAGCTCCACCAGGATGAGAAGAAGAAGctggaggacaagaagaagTCCCTGGACGATGAGCTGAACATGTTCAAGCAGAAAAAGACTGCTGCTGAGCTCCTGCTAAACCAAGCCCAGCAAGCAGGGGGCTCCACCACACTCAAGCGCGACAAGGAGAGGAAAAA TAATCCCTGGCTCTGCACTGAGTAG
- the sept6 gene encoding septin-6 isoform X2, whose amino-acid sequence MAATEIARQAGEGARAVPLAGHVGFDSMPDQLVNKSVNHGFCFNILCVGETGLGKSTLMDTLFNTKFEGEPTQHNQPGVQLKSNTYELQESNVRLKLTMVNTVGFGDQINKEDSYKSIVEFIDAQFEYYLQEELKIKRTLHSYHDTRIHACLYFIAPTGHSLKSLDLVTMKKLDSKVNIIPIIAKSDAISKSELTKFKIKITSELVSNGVQIYQFPTDDETVAEINSTMNAHLPFAVVGSTEEVKIGNKMVKARQYPWGTVQVENENHCDFVKLREMLIRVNMEDLREQTHTRHYELYRRCKLEEMGFKDTDPDSKPFSLQETYEAKRNEFMGELQKKEEEMRQMFVQRVKEKEAELKEAEKELHDKFDRLKKLHQDEKKKLEDKKKSLDDELNMFKQKKTAAELLLNQAQQAGGSTTLKRDKERKNSGFP is encoded by the exons GGAGAAGGTGCTCGGGCTGTACCTCTTGCCGGCCATGTTGGCTTTGACAGCATGCCTGACCAGCTGGTCAACAAGTCTGTCAACCATGGCTTTTGCTTCAACATCCTCTGCGTCG GGGAGACGGGTCTGGGGAAGTCCACTCTTATGGACACCTTGTTCAACACCAAGTTCGAGGGTGAGCCAACACAGCACAACCAGCCTGGAGTCCAGCTCAAGTCCAACACCTACGAGCTCCAGGAAAGCAACGTGCGTCTCAAACTCACCATGGTCAACACTGTGGGCTTTGGAGACCAGATCAACAAAGAGGACAG TTACAAGTCCATTGTGGAGTTCATCGATGCCCAGTTTGAGTACTATctgcaggaggagctgaagaTCAAGCGGACGCTACACAGCTACCACGACACACGCATCCACGCCTGCCTCTACTTCATCGCCCCCACTGGACACTCCCTCAAATCCCTGGACCTGGTCACCATGAAGAAACTGGACAGCAAG GTCAACATCATTCCCATCATTGCCAAGTCAGATGCCATCTCCAAAAGTGAGCTGACCAAGTTCAAAATCAAGATCACCAGTGAGCTGGTCAGCAATGGAGTCCAGATCTACCAGTTCCCTACTGACGACGAGACGGTGGCAGAGATCAACTCCACCATGAAC GCTCATTTGCCCTTCGCCGTGGTAGGCAGCACCGAAGAGGTGAAGATCGGCAACAAGATGGTGAAGGCGCGACAGTACCCCTGGGGGACGGTGCAGG TGGAGAACGAGAACCACTGCGACTTTGTGAAGCTGCGAGAGATGCTGATCAGGGTGAACATGGAGGACCTGagggagcagacacacacacggcactaCGAGCTCTACCGCCGCTGCAAACTGGAGGAGATGGGCTTCAAGGACACAGACCCCGACAGCAAGCCCTTCAG TCTGCAGGAGACCTACGAGGCCAAGAGGAACGAGTTCATGGGTGAGCtgcagaagaaggaggaggagatgaggcagATGTTCGTCCAGAGGGTCAAGGAGAAGGAGGCCGAGCTcaaagaggcagagaaagag CTGCACGATAAGTTTGACCGCCTGAAGAAGCTCCACCAGGATGAGAAGAAGAAGctggaggacaagaagaagTCCCTGGACGATGAGCTGAACATGTTCAAGCAGAAAAAGACTGCTGCTGAGCTCCTGCTAAACCAAGCCCAGCAAGCAGGGGGCTCCACCACACTCAAGCGCGACAAGGAGAGGAAAAA TTCAGGATTCCCGTAG
- the sept6 gene encoding septin-6 isoform X4, which translates to MAATEIARQAGEGARAVPLAGHVGFDSMPDQLVNKSVNHGFCFNILCVGETGLGKSTLMDTLFNTKFEGEPTQHNQPGVQLKSNTYELQESNVRLKLTMVNTVGFGDQINKEDSYKSIVEFIDAQFEYYLQEELKIKRTLHSYHDTRIHACLYFIAPTGHSLKSLDLVTMKKLDSKVNIIPIIAKSDAISKSELTKFKIKITSELVSNGVQIYQFPTDDETVAEINSTMNAHLPFAVVGSTEEVKIGNKMVKARQYPWGTVQVENENHCDFVKLREMLIRVNMEDLREQTHTRHYELYRRCKLEEMGFKDTDPDSKPFSLQETYEAKRNEFMGELQKKEEEMRQMFVQRVKEKEAELKEAEKELHDKFDRLKKLHQDEKKKLEDKKKSLDDELNMFKQKKTAAELLLNQAQQAGGSTTLKRDKERKN; encoded by the exons GGAGAAGGTGCTCGGGCTGTACCTCTTGCCGGCCATGTTGGCTTTGACAGCATGCCTGACCAGCTGGTCAACAAGTCTGTCAACCATGGCTTTTGCTTCAACATCCTCTGCGTCG GGGAGACGGGTCTGGGGAAGTCCACTCTTATGGACACCTTGTTCAACACCAAGTTCGAGGGTGAGCCAACACAGCACAACCAGCCTGGAGTCCAGCTCAAGTCCAACACCTACGAGCTCCAGGAAAGCAACGTGCGTCTCAAACTCACCATGGTCAACACTGTGGGCTTTGGAGACCAGATCAACAAAGAGGACAG TTACAAGTCCATTGTGGAGTTCATCGATGCCCAGTTTGAGTACTATctgcaggaggagctgaagaTCAAGCGGACGCTACACAGCTACCACGACACACGCATCCACGCCTGCCTCTACTTCATCGCCCCCACTGGACACTCCCTCAAATCCCTGGACCTGGTCACCATGAAGAAACTGGACAGCAAG GTCAACATCATTCCCATCATTGCCAAGTCAGATGCCATCTCCAAAAGTGAGCTGACCAAGTTCAAAATCAAGATCACCAGTGAGCTGGTCAGCAATGGAGTCCAGATCTACCAGTTCCCTACTGACGACGAGACGGTGGCAGAGATCAACTCCACCATGAAC GCTCATTTGCCCTTCGCCGTGGTAGGCAGCACCGAAGAGGTGAAGATCGGCAACAAGATGGTGAAGGCGCGACAGTACCCCTGGGGGACGGTGCAGG TGGAGAACGAGAACCACTGCGACTTTGTGAAGCTGCGAGAGATGCTGATCAGGGTGAACATGGAGGACCTGagggagcagacacacacacggcactaCGAGCTCTACCGCCGCTGCAAACTGGAGGAGATGGGCTTCAAGGACACAGACCCCGACAGCAAGCCCTTCAG TCTGCAGGAGACCTACGAGGCCAAGAGGAACGAGTTCATGGGTGAGCtgcagaagaaggaggaggagatgaggcagATGTTCGTCCAGAGGGTCAAGGAGAAGGAGGCCGAGCTcaaagaggcagagaaagag CTGCACGATAAGTTTGACCGCCTGAAGAAGCTCCACCAGGATGAGAAGAAGAAGctggaggacaagaagaagTCCCTGGACGATGAGCTGAACATGTTCAAGCAGAAAAAGACTGCTGCTGAGCTCCTGCTAAACCAAGCCCAGCAAGCAGGGGGCTCCACCACACTCAAGCGCGACAAGGAGAGGAAAAA TTAA
- the sept6 gene encoding septin-6 isoform X5 translates to MAATEIARQAGEGARAVPLAGHVGFDSMPDQLVNKSVNHGFCFNILCVGETGLGKSTLMDTLFNTKFEGEPTQHNQPGVQLKSNTYELQESNVRLKLTMVNTVGFGDQINKEDSYKSIVEFIDAQFEYYLQEELKIKRTLHSYHDTRIHACLYFIAPTGHSLKSLDLVTMKKLDSKVNIIPIIAKSDAISKSELTKFKIKITSELVSNGVQIYQFPTDDETVAEINSTMNAHLPFAVVGSTEEVKIGNKMVKARQYPWGTVQVENENHCDFVKLREMLIRVNMEDLREQTHTRHYELYRRCKLEEMGFKDTDPDSKPFSLQETYEAKRNEFMGELQKKEEEMRQMFVQRVKEKEAELKEAEKELHDKFDRLKKLHQDEKKKLEDKKKSLDDELNMFKQKKTAAELLLNQAQQAGGSTTLKRDKERKN, encoded by the exons GGAGAAGGTGCTCGGGCTGTACCTCTTGCCGGCCATGTTGGCTTTGACAGCATGCCTGACCAGCTGGTCAACAAGTCTGTCAACCATGGCTTTTGCTTCAACATCCTCTGCGTCG GGGAGACGGGTCTGGGGAAGTCCACTCTTATGGACACCTTGTTCAACACCAAGTTCGAGGGTGAGCCAACACAGCACAACCAGCCTGGAGTCCAGCTCAAGTCCAACACCTACGAGCTCCAGGAAAGCAACGTGCGTCTCAAACTCACCATGGTCAACACTGTGGGCTTTGGAGACCAGATCAACAAAGAGGACAG TTACAAGTCCATTGTGGAGTTCATCGATGCCCAGTTTGAGTACTATctgcaggaggagctgaagaTCAAGCGGACGCTACACAGCTACCACGACACACGCATCCACGCCTGCCTCTACTTCATCGCCCCCACTGGACACTCCCTCAAATCCCTGGACCTGGTCACCATGAAGAAACTGGACAGCAAG GTCAACATCATTCCCATCATTGCCAAGTCAGATGCCATCTCCAAAAGTGAGCTGACCAAGTTCAAAATCAAGATCACCAGTGAGCTGGTCAGCAATGGAGTCCAGATCTACCAGTTCCCTACTGACGACGAGACGGTGGCAGAGATCAACTCCACCATGAAC GCTCATTTGCCCTTCGCCGTGGTAGGCAGCACCGAAGAGGTGAAGATCGGCAACAAGATGGTGAAGGCGCGACAGTACCCCTGGGGGACGGTGCAGG TGGAGAACGAGAACCACTGCGACTTTGTGAAGCTGCGAGAGATGCTGATCAGGGTGAACATGGAGGACCTGagggagcagacacacacacggcactaCGAGCTCTACCGCCGCTGCAAACTGGAGGAGATGGGCTTCAAGGACACAGACCCCGACAGCAAGCCCTTCAG TCTGCAGGAGACCTACGAGGCCAAGAGGAACGAGTTCATGGGTGAGCtgcagaagaaggaggaggagatgaggcagATGTTCGTCCAGAGGGTCAAGGAGAAGGAGGCCGAGCTcaaagaggcagagaaagag CTGCACGATAAGTTTGACCGCCTGAAGAAGCTCCACCAGGATGAGAAGAAGAAGctggaggacaagaagaagTCCCTGGACGATGAGCTGAACATGTTCAAGCAGAAAAAGACTGCTGCTGAGCTCCTGCTAAACCAAGCCCAGCAAGCAGGGGGCTCCACCACACTCAAGCGCGACAAGGAGAGGAAAAA CTGA